The following coding sequences are from one Rutidosis leptorrhynchoides isolate AG116_Rl617_1_P2 chromosome 11, CSIRO_AGI_Rlap_v1, whole genome shotgun sequence window:
- the LOC139877136 gene encoding probable E3 ubiquitin-protein ligase LOG2 — protein MGNVGSNNSNGRRGNNPTLPPPQPLPEVNANRYVFARLRPYYHNPTAAYYPPPPAAPPLPAPYDHHHRVPIDPAAQAWVGGRYPCGPEMHPTTAYIDHQIAIPNEVKNEVNLKRETLKIVPDEQNPGKFLVNFTYDASVAGSISLYFFAKEVEECNMITTKENLLSPITFESQQGLGLKFRQESGTGIDFSMFDESEVIKVSETGVYPLVIKAEATQFISEDGNVIPCAINSQLTQAVFEKKRGEYQVRVSKQILWVNEIRYEQREIYGNDSISTAEVDRNDPGKECFICLSQPRDTTVLPCRHMCMCSGCAKVLRRQTNRCPICKQPVDSLLKFEKKQNGVEDRWSSRYI, from the exons ATGGGTAATGTCGGAAGTAACAATTCCAACGGCCGCCGTGGCAACAATCCAACACTGCCACCGCCGCAACCACTGCCAGAGGTCAACGCTAATCGATACGTATTCGCAAGATTAAGACCTTATTACCACAACCCCACCGCAGCGTACTATCCGCCGCCGCCTGCTGCGCCACCGTTGCCTGCACCATATGATCACCACCACCGTGTACCGATAGACCCAGCGGCGCAGGCATGGGTCGGTGGTAGGTACCCATGTGGGCCAGAGATGCACCCAACCACAGCTTATATTGATCATCAAATAGCTATTCCTAATGAAGTTAAAAATGAAGTTAATCTCAAGCGAGAAACTTTAAAAATTGTGCCCGATGAGCAAAATCCTGGAAAATTTCTTGTAAATTTTACTTACGATGCTTCTGTTGCTGGCAg CATTTCACTCTATTTCTTTGCAAAAGAGGTTGAAGAGTGTAACATGATTACAACAAAAGAAAACTTACTTTCACCAATTACATTTGAATCTCAACAAGGTTTAGGCCTGAAATTCAGACAAGAGTCAGGAACTGGTATAGACTTTTCAATGTTTGATGAATCAGAAGTAATTAAAGTGAGTGAAACAGGGGTATATCCTTTAGTAATTAAAGCAGAAGCAACTCAATTTATATCAGAAGACGGAAATGTGATTCCTTGTGCTATCAATTCGCAACTAACTCAGGCAGTTTTTGAGAAAAAAAGAGGCGAATATCAGGTTAGGGTGTCGAAACAGATATTGTGGGTGAATGAGATAAGGTATGAGCAGCGGGAGATATACGGTAATGATTCAATAAGTACTGCTGAAGTTGATAGGAATGATCCTGGTAAAGAATGTTTCATTTGTTTATCACAACCTCGAGACACCACAGTCCTACCTTGCCGTCACATG TGTATGTGCAGTGGATGTGCAAAAGTATTGAGGCGTCAGACGAACAGGTGCCCGATATGCAAGCAGCCTGTAGACTCGTTATTGAAATTTGAAAAGAAACAAAATGGAGTTGAAGATAGATGGTCATCTCGTTATATTTAA
- the LOC139875332 gene encoding DNA repair protein RAD5B-like produces the protein MFTEVECLGGKSDANECVSLLPVGKRRKGEIVLLELNKNAQVINESSLNKLVCSAEMEPPVTLTCDLRPYQKQALYWMTESEKSVDVEKAEETRHPCWAAYRICDERSIAIYVNIFSGEATTKFPKATQSHRQLEEGF, from the exons ATGTTCACTGAAGTTGAGTGCTTAGGTGGCAAG AGTGATGCAAATGAATGTGTATCGTTACTACCTGTAGGAAAACGGCGAAAGGGTGAAATCGTGCTTTTAGAACTCAACAAAAATGCTCAAGTTATCAATGAATCATCATTAAACAAGCTTGTTTGTTCTGCT GAAATGGAGCCCCCAGTGACACTTACATGTGATTTAAGACCATACCAAAAACAGGCTCTATATTGGATGACAGAATCAGAAAAAAGTGTAGATGTTGAGAAAGCTGAAGAAACACGCCACCCATGTTGGGCAGCTTATCGTATATGCGATGA AAGGTCAATTGCAATTTATGTAAATATCTTCTCCGGGGAAGCAACTACCAAGTTCCCTAAAGCAACACAGAGTCACAGACAGCTAGAGGAGGG ATTTTAG